In one Ictalurus punctatus breed USDA103 chromosome 19, Coco_2.0, whole genome shotgun sequence genomic region, the following are encoded:
- the LOC108279763 gene encoding sodium- and chloride-dependent GABA transporter 2: MNVAQLHNFKCLKDTANTSHANGISCEEDEQKIEERGQWSNKLEFVLSVAGSIIGLGNMWRFPYLCYKNGGGAFLIPYLIFLFTCGIPVFTLETALGQYTSEGGVTCWRKISPLFEGLGYGTQVIVSLLNFYYIIVLAWAIFYFYHSFSWELPWSSCQNVWNLDSCVEFHKRNDSVNFTVPANATSPVIEFWERRVLRLSSGIDHMGSLNWDLALCLLVAWILCYFCIWKGVKSTGKVVYFTATFPYVMLLVLLVRGLTLPGASRGIQFYLYPDLGRLADPQVWMDAGTQIFFSYALCLGCLTALGSYNKYNNNCYRDCLALCFLNSGTSFVAGFAIFSILGFMSYEQNVPISEVAESGPGLAFIAYPRAVTLMPFSPLWACCFFIMIIFLGLDSQFVCVESLVTAIVDMYPTVFRRKNRRELLLLVVCILSFLVGLIMLMEGGMYIFQLFDYYAASGMCLLFMAIFETVCIAWIYGADRFYDNMEDMIGYRPGPIIKYCWMFFTPVTCIGTFAFSLIKYTPLKYNNEYAYPWWGYAVGWLLALSSMLCIPAWMIYKIGNTKGTLKERIQILIRPSSDLPRTRKEQESLLAVFSLAESASPNKDGTPQGQQMDTKF; this comes from the exons ATGAATG TAGCACAACTTCACAATTTCAAATGCTTAAAAGATACAGCCAACACAAGCCATGCTAATGGGATCAGTTGCGAAGAAGATGAGCAGAAGATCGAAGAAAGAGGTCAATGGAGCAACAAGCTGGAATTCGTGCTATCTGTAGCTGGTTCCATCATTGGCCTAGGCAACATGTGGCGATTCCCATACTTATGCTACAAGAACGGAGGAG GTGCCTTTCTCATCCCATACCTGATTTTCCTGTTCACATGTGGGATCCCCGTGTTCACCTTGGAAACAGCTTTAGGCCAATAcactagtgaaggaggtgtcaCTTGCTGGAGAAAGATCAGCCCTCTCTTTGAGG GTCTAGGCTACGGCACACAGGTCATTGTATCCTTACTGAATTTCTACTACATCATTGTTCTGGCATGGGCCATCTTTTACTTCTACCACTCGTTTTCCTGGGAGCTGCCATGGTCCTCGTGTCAAAATGTTTGGAATCTAG actCTTGTGTGGAGTTCCATAAGAGGAATGATTCGGTCAACTTCACAGTGCCTGCTAATGCTACGTCTCCTGTCATTGAATTTTGGGA GAGAAGGGTGTTGCGACTCTCCTCTGGTATTGACCACATGGGATCCCTAAATTGGGATCTGGCCTTGTGTCTGCTGGTGGCCTGGATCCTCTGCTACTTCTGCATCTGGAAAGGAGTGAAATCTACTGGAAAG GTAGTATATTTCACTGCTACCTTCCCCTACGTCATGCTCTTGGTGCTTCTCGTTCGGGGTCTCACCTTGCCTGGGGCCAGCAGAGGCATCCAGTTTTATCTGTACCCTGACCTGGGACGTTTAGCTGATCCACAG GTATGGATGGATGCAGGAACACAAATTTTTTTCTCATATGCCCTGTGCTTGGGGTGTTTAACGGCACTAGGGAGCTACAACAAGTACAACAACAACTGCTACAG GGACTGCTTGGCTCTGTGCTTTTTAAATAGCGGGACAAGCTTTGTGGCTGGCTTTGCCATCTTCTCCATCCTTGGTTTCATGTCATATGAGCAGAATGTGCCGATTTCAGAAGTGGCTGAATCCG GCCCTGGCCTTGCCTTCATTGCATACCCCCGTGCTGTAACATTGATGCCCTTCTCTCCTCTATGGGCCTGCTGTTTctttatcatgattattttccttgGACTGGACAGCCAG TTTGTGTGTGTCGAGAGCCTGGTTACGGCCATAGTAGACATGTATCCCACTGTGTTTCGCCGTAAGAACCGCAGGGAGCTCTTATTGTTAGTGGTGTGCATCCTCTCCTTCCTCGTGGGACTTATCATGCTGATGGAA GGTGGGATGTACATCTTCCAGCTCTTTGACTATTATGCAGCCTCTGGCATGTGTCTGCTCTTCATGGCCATATTTGAGACAGTATGCATTGCCTGGATTTATG GTGCAGATCGCTTCTATGATAATATGGAGGATATGATTGGCTACCGCCCAGGCCCTATAATTAAGTATTGCTGGATGTTTTTCACCCCAGTCACCTGCATA GGCACATTTGCATTTTCTCTCATCAAATATACACCTCTTAAATACAATAATGAGTATGCATATCCTTGGTGGGGTTATGCAGTAGGCTGGCTCCTTGCTTTGTCCTCAATGCTCTGTATCCCTGCATGGATGATCTACAAAATTGGCAACACAAAAGGAACTCTAAAAGAG cGTATACAGATTCTCATCAGGCCGTCTTCTGATTTACCCAGAACCAGAAAGGAACAAGAGAGCTTGCTCGCTGTCTTCTCTTTGGCAGAATCGGCTTCACCTAATAAAGATGGCACTCCTCAAGGGCAACAGATGGACACAAAGTTTTAG